GACGCGGACCCGGCTGGTCTGCCGGGGAGCGGTCCAAGGGGTGGGCTTCCGCCCGTCCGTCCACCGGCTCGCCACCGGTCTCGGACTCGCCGGCTGGGTGCGCAACGGCCCGGAAGGAGCGGTCGTCGAGGTCGAGGGCCCGAGGGAGCGCGTCGCGGAGTTCGTGGAGCGGTTCCCGCGCGAGCTGCCTCCGCTGGCGCGCCTCGAGTCCCTGGTCGCGACCGAGGTGGCTCCCGACGGCGCCCCGTCGTTCCTCGTTCAGGAGTCGGACCTGGGCCCGCGAAGCGGCGCCCTCGTCCCGCCGGACGCGGCGCTGTGCGCCGACTGCCGGCGCGAGATGGAGGATCCGTCCGACCGGCGCCACCTTTACCCTTTCACGACCTGCACGAACTGCGGCCCCCGCTTCTCCCTCTGCACCTCGTTCCCGTACGACCGCGAGCGGACCTCGATGGCGTGCTTCCCGCTCTGCTCCGATTGCGCGGGCGAGTACCGGGACGTCGGCGACCGGCGGTTCCACGCGGAGCCCCTCTGCTGCTCCGCGTGCGGCCCGCGCCTCGACCTCCTGGACGCAATGGGAAGCGTTCGGGCCTCCGGGCGCGAGGCGCTCGAGGCCGCGCGCGAAGCCCTCGCGTCGGGGGCGATCGTGGCGGTGAAGGGGCTCGGCGGCTTCCAGCTCGCGTGCCGTGCGGACCGGCCGGCCTCGCTTACGAGCCTCCGCGGGCGGAAGCGGCGCCCGACCAAGCCGTTCGCGGTGATGGTGCGGGATCTCGACGGAGCGAGGCGCCTCGTCACGCTGTCGCCGGAGGACGAGCGGCTCCTCGGCTCGTCTTGCGCCCCCGTGCTCCTCGCGCCGCGCCGGCGTCCCTCGGCGCTCCCCGAGGAGGTCGCGCCGGGGATCGAGGACCTCGGCGTGATGCTCCCGACGACGCCGCTCCACGTGGAGCTGTTCCGGACGCCGTCCTACGACGCCCTGGTCATGACCAGCGGCAACGCCGGGGACGAGCCGATCTGCCGGGGCAACCGCGAGGCGGTCACGAGGCTCGCGGGGATCGCGGACCTCTACCTGGTCCACGACCGCGACGTCGTCCGGCGCGTGGACGACTCGGTCGTCCGCTCGGTCGCCGGCCCCTCGACCGTGATGGTTCGCAGGTCCCGCGGCTTCGTCCCCGAGCCCGTGCCCCTGGCGAGCGAGGCGCCGGTGCCGGCGCTCGCGCTGGGAGGGCACCTCGAGGTCACGGCCTGCCTCGCGTGCGGCGCGCAGGCTTTTCCGTCGCAGCACGTCGGCGATCTCGACACCGAGGCCGC
This genomic stretch from Terriglobia bacterium harbors:
- the hypF gene encoding carbamoyltransferase HypF, with protein sequence MDGSRRSGGEGVATRTRLVCRGAVQGVGFRPSVHRLATGLGLAGWVRNGPEGAVVEVEGPRERVAEFVERFPRELPPLARLESLVATEVAPDGAPSFLVQESDLGPRSGALVPPDAALCADCRREMEDPSDRRHLYPFTTCTNCGPRFSLCTSFPYDRERTSMACFPLCSDCAGEYRDVGDRRFHAEPLCCSACGPRLDLLDAMGSVRASGREALEAAREALASGAIVAVKGLGGFQLACRADRPASLTSLRGRKRRPTKPFAVMVRDLDGARRLVTLSPEDERLLGSSCAPVLLAPRRRPSALPEEVAPGIEDLGVMLPTTPLHVELFRTPSYDALVMTSGNAGDEPICRGNREAVTRLAGIADLYLVHDRDVVRRVDDSVVRSVAGPSTVMVRRSRGFVPEPVPLASEAPVPALALGGHLEVTACLACGAQAFPSQHVGDLDTEAARAFLVEAAEGLEEFLETRALAVAVDLHPDYPSTWIGERAADRRGARLFRIQHHLAHAASVLAEHGAFPPPGGTAAAIVLDGTGWGPDGSAWGGEWLLLEGDLVWRRQGHLAEIPLVGGERAVREPWRVLAAALAIEGSAELLSRLPVTERVPLESLEEVARLATGPAWPLAAGAGRLFEAAGALLGLTAVNGWEGEAAVRLESLAARDVGEPETWPDVRADASPRGLVVPGPALLAAAARRAASGEDPARVASGFHATFCAMVAEAAVRAFPRGTRVIALGGGCLVNRRLLGGLVARLGEAGFDVRTPRSLPPGDGGLSHGQAVLAALALARGREPELKGAL